One genomic region from Xenopus laevis strain J_2021 chromosome 2L, Xenopus_laevis_v10.1, whole genome shotgun sequence encodes:
- the LOC108707395 gene encoding cell surface glycoprotein CD200 receptor 1, whose amino-acid sequence YLFKHCTTFCFAEPPASVTKSVWVWAGNTTVLRCLHDPKDSLIMVTWKVPLLYNSHCSLSLSWENLTKNNCSERMRQENTSLRIENTAVTDQGNYSCEIVTALGTFLTSVLLEVLVQPSVTLELNKLGVPECRAHGGNPAANMWWTPEAVGSISTNTAMQPDRSWTVTSTYTVTSNNVTQVTCLVSHPTFVQPHVSSIRISSSLGLSLFLYELN is encoded by the exons TATCTGTTTAAACACTGTACAACTTTCTGTTTTGCAGAACCTCCAGCGTCAGTGACAAAGTCAGTTTGGGTCTGGGCCGGCAATACTACAGTACTGAGGTGTCTCCATGATCCCAAGGACAGTTTGATAATGGTCACATGGAAGGTGCCCCTACTATATAATTCTCACTGTTCCCTGTCACTGAGTTGGGAAAACCTGACCAAGAACAACTGCAGTGAGAGGATGAGACAGGAGAATACGTCCCTCAGGATAGAGAATACGGCAGTAACAGACCAAGGCAACTACTCCTGTGAGATTGTAACTGCCCTTGGGACCTTCCTCACCTCCGTTTTATTAGAAGTGTTAG ttCAGCCTTCAGTGACGTTGGAGCTAAACAAACTTGGGGTTCCTGAGTGCCGGGCACATGGGGGGAATCCAGCAGCAAATATGTGGTGGACGCCAGAAGCAGTTGGTTCCATCAGTACAAACACAGCAATGCAGCCAGATAGGAGCTGGACAGTTACCAGCACATACACTGTAACCAGCAACAATGTCACCCAAGTCACTTGTCTTGTGTCTCATCCCACATTTGTACAACCTCACGTCTCATCCATCAGAATATCCAGCAGCTTGGGTCTGTCATTATTTCTGTATGAATTAAATTAA